GCCGCAAAACGGGCAAGCGGGACCGTCAGGTCAAACCGCATCCCGACATCCCGTCCACCGTTGTCTTGGAAGCGATAAATTTGGCGGTCGGTTTCGTCGCTGCCCTTACCCGAAAGGATCTCCAGATATTCCAACACCGGCGTATCGATCGGGGCGAAACCGAACGATCGAAACACTTCACGAGCCGTCTGCATCATCTGCTCGCGAGGCATCATGACGGCGGGCAAATAGTCGCGGAAGCCCTTCAGTGTGCGAGGTTGAATCAACGACATGCCGGCAAATGACTTTCAAAAAACGTTTGGTCGGTAAAGATTGCCAGTCAGAACGCTGGCTTAACAGCCTGTTGAAAAAGGCTGTTAGGCAATCGGCAAACCGGATGGTTTCCGGCTTCGCAACGAGTGTTCCGGTTTTCGATCGGGTTCCGGGAACTGGGGGCCGAACAGGGCGTCGGCGTACTCGTCGATTTGCTCGGGACTCTCAAAGTACTTTTCGTAACACCAATCGTCTTCGAACTCGCATTCCGCCGTCGTGTAATCACGGCAAATTTGAGGTCGAGTTTCGTAGATGCCACACATATAGTCGTCGCGAAGGTGCTTGCAGGTCGTGTGGACCAACAAATACCACGTCGTGTCTTCCACAAACAAAGTCGCCCGATCGTGCAACAGGTACCATCGCATGAAATCGTAGTCGCGGCGGACTTCCGGTTCGTCGATGCCCAACGCAAAGTAGTGACAGCACTTGGCGGTGCAATGTTCACAAAGATTTGCAGCTTCGGGATAATCGCTGCGGCGACGCTTGGCGGGTAGAGAGACGACGGACATGTTGGCATCCAAGGCGGTGGTCGACGGCCCAGATCGCGGGCCAAGGTTGCCGAAACGGTAACAAAGCCTGCCCGGGGTCGGCAAGTCGGGCGAGTCATAGAATACTGTGTCGACAGGGCTGGTCGAGTGACGGAGCCCATTTTGTCTCATCGGGAGTCGCGAATCGTGGAAGTCGTCATCACCGCCCTGGGGCCCGACAACGTCGGCCTCGCCGACCCCATCATTCACCACGTCACCGGTCGCGGCGCACGGATCGCTGAGATCCAGATGTATGACCACGACGAAGCCCACCTGTTCGCAATGATCTGTCGCATCGATATTCCCACCGCAGAATACGAACCGTTGGTGGATGCGATGCGTCAAATCGGCGATCACACTCGATTGGCGATCCGCGTGTGGAGTAGCCAGCGTCGACCCGGCCGAAAGCCGCGACTGGCGATCTGTGGCACATTCGTCGAACACACGCCTCGTGCGATGCTAGAAGCCATCGCCGACGGCACCATCGACGGCGAAGCCGCCGTGTTGATTTCGAACCGAAAGAAGCTGGCTGGCTTGGCGGCTGAGTTTGACGTTCCGTATCGGATGATTGGAAATGAACAGGGCGCCGCCGACGACGCGAAAATGGTTCAGGCGTTAGACGATTTCGACGTCGACTATGTCGTACTGGCTCGCTACATGCGCGTCTTGCCTCCATCGACGTGTTGGCAGTTCGCCGGTGGACGCATCGTCAACTTGCACCATGGATTGCTGCCCGGGTTTCCCGGCTTCCGTCCCTATCATGATGCCTACGCCGCCCGCATGTTAACGTTCGGCGCGACGTGCCACTTCATCATTCCCGAACTGGATGCCGGCAACCAAACCATCAACCAACGCACGTTTTCGGTGTCACCGGGTACGCCCATCGACGACATCATCGCACGCGGCGAACGAGAAAACGAACCGGAGTGCTTGGTCGAAGGTGTTCGTCGCGTGATCGACCGCGAAGTCGACTTACACTTTCATCGCGTTGTGGCCCGAACCACGAAACGGAGCGATTGAGTCCCAGGGCTGATCGGTTTTAAATTTTGGGCAACGATCGTCGTGGATCACTCCGCCGTTCCAATGCCTGGAACACGTTGGATTGCGGAGCAAGCCAAGACGATTCGAACTACCCAGTTTCAAAAACTGATTTGCCCTGACTGAGCCCCGTGCTTAGTTGAATCCGAGCTTGCGATCGGTCAAAGTGGGGGTCACGACGGGATCAACAGTTTGCTTTCGCTTGCCAGCGTTCGTTCGGAGACGCCCATGAAACCTTCTGAGAATGCAGCCAAAGTCACCGAAGCGGCGCCATCTTTGCAGCGTCAGACTTGGCAAGTTGGTTTGTTGGTCGTCGCGATCACGGTGCTGTCGAATCTTCCGTACAAGTACGCGAACTCGGCAAACAGCGGCTATGCGGCGATCGAGTCGGTTGTCGACTTTCCGATTCAAATGCCCCCAGTACCAAGGATGGCCGGTTGGCCATTCCGATATCTGATTCAGTACCCATCCGACGATGCGTACGCGAACCGTTCACCCGTTTCCCGATTTGCCGTCGTCCCCCTGGCAATGAATCTTGGGTTGGCGTTGTTGGTCGCTATCACATTGGCGGTGTATTCCCGTCGTCGGTCGAACCGGGGCCAGACCGGAGTTCGCACGTTGTCCATCGGCGACCTGCTGGTCTTGACGACGTTTTTGGCCATCGGCTTTGCGTGGTGGCAACACCTGGGCAGTCTCGCCAAACGCGATGCCGACCTGCAACAACGGATCCGCTCTGCTGGTGGCGGTGTTGCCGTCTCGGCATGGGTTCCTCAATTTCTTGCCGAACGGATCCCGTCATCGCTGCGAGATCGCCTCGTTCGAATTCACAGCGTCAGAATCGAGCATCCCAAGATCGACTTACTTCAGTCGATTTTCGAACTCAATGAATTGCAAGTGGTCCGTGTCGGAGGCAACGAGTTCGACGAGTCGCAACTGCATTCCCTTGGCAGCAACCCTCATATCTTCGACCTACGCGTCGCCGGTCGTCCGCTCGACGCCGGCACGATCGAGATGATTCAAAGCCTGCCGAATTTGCGGACACTGAACTTGATGCGGACGAGTGTCGATGCTCAGGACATCCAGGGACTGACCGGCATCGAACGATTGAATCTGATCCATAGCGATGTTCGGCCCTCCGAAATCGAAAGACCCGAGTGGTCTCGATCGCTGGTCGAACTGCGAATCGGACATCCCGGCCCGGGCGGCGAGCCGGAATCGCTGCTGCTATCGGATTGGCCGCGATTGAAGACGCTGGCCGTTGAGGAGTTCGATACGCTCGCCAATTCGGATGCGATGACTGTTCGTTTGCAACGGATGCCGATGCTAGAAGAAGTCCGCTTGGACACGTTCCAAAAATTTGCGTTGGAACTCGGCGATCTCCCCAAACTGACAAAGCTTTCCGACAGTCAGATTCAATGGGAAGCCCGCGTCCCTCGCGGTGGCAAATCGCCGGGACAGATTTGGTGCAGTACGATCGAGATCCGTAACGCGCCGGAATTTGAAGAATTGTATTTTTTCATGCCGGATATGGAACGGTTGATCCTACGGGAGACCCCCAAATTTAAAGGCGCATTCGTTGGCGCTTATTACAAGACTTATAGAAACCAACCCTACGAAACAAACATCAAACCCGCGGCCATCCAGGCAGTCTTGGAAGGATTGGGGGCAAGCGACGGTCCCGAGCTTATCGACTTGGACGCTGTGCCGCTGGCAAACGCCGACCTGTCGCCGCTGGCAAAGAACGCCCGCATCCGTGATCTTCGTTTGTCCCAAACCGGAACCACACTGAAGCAGTGGAAATCTCTTGAAGACCTAACCGAATTGGTTCGCCTGGACCTGCACGAATCGCAAAGCGACGAAAAAGCCCTCGGCTGGATTCTCGATACGTTTCCGAAACTCCAGCATCTAAGTATTTCGCCAAAAAATGATGACAACTTTTTCATGCGATCGAACGAGACGACACTTGAAATCGTTGACCATGCCAGCATTCGCGAACTGGATCTAAAACCGTTTTCGACCGAGATTTTTGGCGATGTTCGTATATTCAATTCGCCGTCATTGTCGATCGCACTTTCGCTCGGCTATGTCCGAAAACTGGAAATTATCGGTGCGAATTCGATCGCGGGATTGTCATTGCAAAGCCCGTTTCCCGAGAACGCGACGATCGAGCGACTGGATTCGGCAAATTTTTTCGCCGTCGGCGGACCGGGCGTGACGGACAAAACCACAGAGGCGATTGAGGGTTGCAAGACGATGGACACGCTGACGCTGGCCTACCCGAACCTTTCGACCGAGGCGATCGAACGACTACCAATCGGTCCGACAACATCGTCGCTGAGCTTGCCCGGCACGTTGGTCACGGACGAAATCGCATTGAAGTGGCCGAAACTTCCCTTCGTAAAACACTTGGATTTTCGAGACACAGCCATCACCGAAAAGACAATCAATCATTTGTGCAGCGGTGGCATACCGTATCGAATGGTCCTCGATCGCACAAAAGTGGATGTGAGCGACATCTCAAAATCAATGGACTTTTCTCAATTGAAGGCACTCTCGCTGGCGAACGTCAACATCGGCGGCGAAACGATGAAGCGGATCCTCAAAGACGCTTCCCTAGAGTACTTGAACCTTTCCGGCAACACGCTCGACGACGATCTGTTGTCGGCTCTGATCGCCAGCGCCGGGAGACTTGAAATTTTGGTGATGCGTGACTGCACCGTCGATGAAAAGAAGTTCACCGAACTGGCCAATCAAACTCGCATCGTATTCGACATCGATGGCACTGATTTTCCAACCGCGTTGATGACGCGACTTTTGTCGTCCCAGCGAATCGTCGAAGTCGAGCAGTGGCAGATGCAAAAGGCAATCACTCAACAGCAACAGTCCGGTCAATCCATGCAATGGTTTCGATTCGGTGCTGCACCAACGGATGCGTTGATCGACATCGACCGATTCGCCGACCTATACAACCAAGTCTCTGCACCGGAGCCCCTATGATCACTCCGAAAATGTTGACACGGATGCTGCTAGCTGCAACCGGATTCATCGCAGTGACCGGTTGCGGCGATCCGATTTACGACTCCAATCCGTGGCGTCCATCGTCCACGGCCTTGGCAACAAATACTTCCGAAGTCGACGCGAGCTCGGAAAAGTACCAGTGGCCATTGGTGGGCACTGGGTACGTGATCGCGAAGCCCGTTCCAATGGCTTACGTGACGGCCTTCGACGAAAAACTGCAGGTGCCGGATCGGACAACCGCCGAAACCGTCCCTTGGTCCAGCGAAGGACTTTCCGATCAAGCCAAGCGTTATCTGGAGGATGCCTTTGCGACCCACTCTTCCGAATTCACACCCACTGTGACGTTGGATCCGAAAAGCTTTGTGGGGCCACAAGCGTTCGATGTTTCCGTCGACGGGACACGAATGATCGTGATCGACGATCAAGGTCTGGCGATGTATCGGACCGACGACGGAAAGTTGCTGGGGCACCGTGACTTGCCGCCAGCGTTCCAAAGCGGCGCCAACGCCGCCAAAGCAATCCGGTTCTGTGGTACCAGCAAGGACATGCTAGTAGCGTCGGATGCGTTGATCGTTCGGATCAGCAGCAAAGACGGCTCGGAAATCGGCCGCTGCGACGGAATTGGCGAGCCCATTATTCATTGGCAGGTCACCGACGATGACGAATCCATGATGATGCTGGGCGAGTCCGGGAAAATGCACGGCGGTGATCCGCAATTGACGTCGGTCGAAGCCTACCACGTCGGTCAACGCATCACGTTGCGGGCAGCCTCGCTCAGCCCCGACGGCAAACGCATCGCGACCGTCGTCGATTCGAAACCGCGCATCTATTTGTTGAAGAACCATCGCATCGTCGATCAAATCGATCCGCCCAAAAACGTGCAACTGGATCCGAACATCTCGATCGCCTGTGGGCACAACAGCGACGCTTGGTCCGATGGCGACGGAATCGCGTATCATGTGACCGACCGTGACGAACCGGACAATCTTTATGCTTATCGAATGAATTGGAAACCGATTCAAATTTCGATGATGAAACAAGCTGACGACTATTTCAGCCCGCTGATTTGCGTGGCACATCGAATTGTTGACGGTCGCAAGCAAGTCATTCTGTTCAGCCACTATGCATATGGTCGCGGCCACTCCCTGCCCATCGTGTTGCCCGAAGTGCCGATCCGGTTTTCCCACAGCCGCGCCGGCGACGTCGTTGCCGTCTGTGACGGTCGAGGCATCTCGGTTGGTCCACGACATCCGTTTGCCCCCACCTCGCCAATTTTCACGAAACAATTGGTGGTCAAATCGATGAACGATGCCGATTTCGATTCAATCGATCGGATGATGGCGATCATCAAAACTCAGTCGCGATTTTGCTTTCGTCGCACGCCGGAAGAACTCCGCAGTGCCCTGATCGATGCCATCGCGAATCGCTGGAACGCGTCCGAGGGAAGCGACGAAGAGGCCGCGAAAGAAGAATTGGTCCGATTCCAAAAGTGGCTCGACGACGGCAGCGAGACGGCGATCGCCGCGAATGGACTTCGCTTGTATCGCCTGGCTTGGCAAGAACGACAGAAGACCGAATCTGGCCGCGGCGGCCAGTCGAACTGGGACAGTTACAAGCAGAAGTGTGTCGAGGCGCGTGACGCGCTGAAAAAAATCTGCGACGGCCCGTCCCCACCCCTTCAAGCGCTCGATACGCTGATTCAGACCACCCTGGAAACCAATGGCAAACTCGAGGACGTGGATGTCTATTGCGAAAAGGCATGCCGACTCTATCCGGGCGAGGCGACGCCTCATCGTGCGCTCAGCTTCAAGCTCTTACCGCAATGGTTCGGTGAACCGGGTACGGCACTTAGTTTGGCGCCCGCGGTTGCAAATCTTCATGAACGGCCCGTGTCGGATCTGCTGTACACGAAACTGACGGCGTATTTGGTTTTCAACATACAGAGCGGCGATCCTGCGTCATGGCGTTCTTATGATCCCATCCGCATCTCGCGTGGAATCGACGAATGGATCCGCTGTAACGAACTCGCCAGTGACGATCTTTGGAATCTTTGGCTGTACCTAGTCTTCAATCACAGTGATCCTGAGACGGCAAACCGACTGCTGAACTACTTGTTAGAAACCGATTCAGCTCCACCGAGCCAGTACACGGGCGCTCGGTTTGCGCAGCATCTAAGCACGATTGATGCCGCCGTAACAGCAGCCCACCAGACGGCGAAGTGACCGAAATCAGCCTGTGTTCGCTTTGCTTGGCGTCCGTTCGCTTGACTGCTATTTGGATGATTGCTGTTTAGGTTCCCGGGGCCTCGGCGGCTTTTTCTTCGGCCGAACTGGCCTTCAAGTAGCGTGGCACCAAGATCATTGGGTCGGTGAAATCCCCCCTGGCTGCGGCCAGATTCCCCAGGATTCCGACACCGATCGCGTCGCATGTCCCTTCGAGTCGGCGATCTTCGGCATCGCCGAATGGCTTGGCGTCACCCGCAAGCGCCAACGGCGTATTATCCGAACCGACCGCAGTGGGCAGGTCGGATCGGAACTCCGACAAGCTGCGGACGCCAACACAGTCTGGGATCGCCGACCAATCGTTCAGATCGCTAGTCGCAGATGGCAGCAGCATTCTCCTCGTGAATCGGCCCTCGAAAACCTGGCCGCGAAACGCATCGAGGGCGACCAAAACTTCTCCCAACTCCGGGTCCGCGTGAAATCGGGCAGCGGCGATCGCGGCGAGTGAATCAACGGAAACCAGCGGAATCCCCAGCGCGTAGCACAGCGATTTTGCCGTCGTTACGCCGATTCTTAAGCCCGTAAACGAGCCCGGGCCAGATGCGACGGAAACAAAATCGATGCTCTGACCCGACGATTTTACGCCCTCTAAGATCGAACCGATCACGGTCGTGAGGGTTGCGGCAGATCGCTGGCTTGGATCAAGGGAGACGGAATCAAGGACACGATCCTTCAAAAAAAGCGCCACCGACCCCGCTCTTGATGTCGTCTCGATCGCCAGTTGCAGGCTATGCTGTGCACCGCGGGATGAAGCGCGAGGATCGCCACTGGTGGGATTGTCGTTCAATTTTTATTCCCTCTACAATTCGGGTTGGACCGTTTGTCCAACGTCAACTCCATTGCTGCCCAGGAAATCACCGGTGAAGCGAGCGCTCATTAGCGACATCCACGGAAACCTCGAGGCTCTCGAGGCGGTCCTGGCCGATATTGAGACGATGTCGGTCGACGAGATTTACTGTCTCGGTGATATCATCGGCTACGGCCCCAATCCTTGCGAGTGCCTTGATCTGGTCATTCGACACTGCAAGGCGACAATCTTGGGAAATCACGACCAGGCCGCGCTTTTCGACCCGGACGGATTCAATCCGATGGCGTTGCAGGCGATCTACTGGACACGCGACCAATTGGACAACGGCCCCGGTTCGCCGGCCCAGGTCAACAAGCGATGGGACTTTCTTGGCGAACTGCCGCGCCAGATCGACGAAGGTGACTACAAATTTGTCCACGGTTCGCCACGCGACCCCACTAACGAGTACGTGTTCCCCGAGTACGTGTTCGATACGCGGAAAATGGAAATCCTATTCGGCAAAGTCACCCAGTTTTGTTTCATGGGGCATACGCACTTGCCCGGCGTGTTCACGACTGAGTGTGAATTCATTTCGCCCGACGAATGCGACCACGTCTATAAATTGGGCCGCGACAAACTGCTGATCAACGTCGGCAGCGTGGGACAACCTCGCGACGACAACAATCGATCGTGCTATGTCATCGTCGACACCGATGAAATGTCGTTGACCTACCGCCGGGTTGACTATGATCGAGACAAAACCGCTAACAAGATCTACAACGTGCCTGACCTGTCCGATGCGTTGGGCGATCGGCTAAAACACGGTCGCTGATTTCGATCGGTCGTCGTTCCTTCACTCCCGCTTTCCGCATCGCAAAAACTGTGACACGCACCGCGATTCTCAGCGACATCCACGGCAACTTGGCCGCACTCGAAGCCGTCCTCGAAGACGTTCGTGGCGAGAACGTGGACCGAATCGTTTGCCTGGGTGATGTGATCGGATACGGACCATCACCCTGCCAATGCCTGGACAAGGTGATGGAGTTTGATTTTTGTGTCTTAGGGAATCACGACAGCAGTGCGCTGTTCGATCCCGAAGGCTTTAACATGGCGGCCGAGCAGGCGATCTTTTGGACTCGGTCCCAAATCGAATGCGGCCCCGATGGCCCCGAAGCCAGCAAGCGACGGATGAAATACCTGTGTTCGCTGCCGCGACTGGTCGAAGAAGATCGCGCGATGTTCGTTCACGGTTCGCCGCGCAGCCCAACCAACGAATACGTTTTTCCAGAAGACACTCAAAATGTCAAGAAAATGGAGAAACTCTTCTCGCTGGTAACGCACGTTTGCTTTCAAGGCCACACGCATGTGCCCGGCGTCTTCACCAACGATTTGCGATTTGTCCGCCCAATCGACACAGGCTCGGGCTACGTTGTCTCGGATCCACAGCAGCGTTTTCTCATCAATGTCGGCAGCGTCGGACAACCGCGCGACGGTGATTCGCGAAGTTGCTACGCCATCTACGACGAAGAACGTGTCGAATTTCGCCGCGTGGTCTATGACGTCGAACGGACCGTCCAAGCGATCGAGGCCGAGCCCGACTTGGATGACCTATTGGGATATCGGTTGCGCGAAGGCAGATAGCACGCAGCGACGATCAAGTGGCTATCGATCGAAGACGTCAACGCCGAAAGATTCGAGCTCGGTGACATGCTTCGCTTTCGCTTTCTCGTCGATTGGGTTTTCTCCCAAATAGACTTCTAGGTAGGGCGAGAATCGTCGGTCGCGCTCAAAGTCTTTCTTGCACATGTCGACCAACGGCCCAAGATCTTTGACGCGGTTACGCGACATCATCAACATGTCCAGCTCGTTCAAAGTGGACAACGGTTGCAGCGACTCGACTTCGTTCCCCGAAATATCCAACGACGTCAGCCAACCGAATTTAGCAAGGGGCGACAGGTCGTTGATTCGATTGTTGGATACATCCAAGGACCACACTTTGGTCAGGCTAGAAAGCGGATCCAGTTTCGACACTTGGTTGTCGGCAACATAAAGCGTGCGAAGATTCGACATCGCCTCGAGCGCGGTTAGATCATCGACTTGGTTGCCGGAAAGATCCAGCAACTGCATCGACACCAACTTTTCGAGCGGCTTGAGGGCTTTGATTTTGTTGCCCGCCAGCGTGACGGACTGCAAACGCAACAGCCCAGCGATGGGCGTCAGGTCGCTGATTTGATTGTCTTCCAGATCCAACATCATCAGCGACTTGCAGTGCTCCAGGCCGCTGAGGTTTTTGATCTGCTTGCCCTTGCCAATCACGCGTGAAATGTTGGCGACGTCGGACGCCGCGATGGGTGCCTGACTGTTTCGCTTCGCGAATACCTCGGCGCGGACGGCTTCCTCAAGATTCTTGTCCGCGAAGATGGAAACCTCCGGCGGCGACTCGGGCTTTGCTTCGCTTTTGGCTTCGGGCGTTCCTTCCGCAGGCTTTACGACGGCAGGCTTGTCCTTTGCCGCTTTCTTGCCCTTCTTTTTCGGCGGATCATCGGCGAGCGAGGAATGGACGAGGACCAATGTCAACAAAAGAAACGTTGCAGAGGAGTTTGCAGAAAATCGCATGGCGGGTCGGCACGCATAAATGGAGGGAAGCTGGCTTGAACAACTTCCCACCATTGTAAATCACTGAGCGATCGGATGTCCCGGGGGTGGTACATCCTCTAGGTCGAGTGCTTTGCTCGCAGATAGATGTCCCGACTAGCGGTCGCGAGGGTCGGTCAAACCGTCTGCCAAGCGACGCAGGGCTTCGGTTTCGATCTGGCGAACGCGTTCTCGCGTCAGCCCCAGTTCGGCTCCGATTTCTTTCAACGTCTTGGGCTCGTCGCCGTCCAACCCGAATCGCAATTTCAAAACAACGGCTTCGCGCTCTTCCAGGTCGTCCAACAGTTCCATCGCGTGACGCAAGATGTCGTGATCGAGCATCTCTTCGTCGGGCGATTTCAGTCGTTCGTCCATCACCATTTCGCCCAACGACCATCCCGAATCGGTTTGATCGCTTTGCGGAGTGCTGTTGCTGATCCGGATCGCCTTGCGAATGATCGGCAACTTCTTTTTGGGCAAACCCAATACGCGTGCAACTTCTTCGTTGGTCGGCGTGCGACCGAGCTCTTCGTTCAATCGTGCGGTGGCTCGACGCCACTTGCTCAGCAGTTCGACCATGTACGCAGGGATGCGAATCGTCTTTGCACTGTTGATCAGTGCCCGTTTGATCGATTGCTTGATCCAATAGCTGGCGTAGGTGCTGAACCGTGTGCCCACCGCTGGGTCGAAGCCTTCGACGGCACGCAGCAGGCCAAGGTTGCCTTCTTCGATCAAGTCTTGCAAGCCGAGGCCTTTGCCGGTGTAGCCGCGAGCGATGTTCACCACCAATCGCAAGTTTGCACGGACCATCCGGTCACGCGCCATCACGTCGCCCTGTGCAATGCGGCCGGCAAGTTCCTGCTCGTCATCCGCCGTCAACAACGCGGTTTCGTTGATCTCGCGAAGATAAGTCTCAAGAGGCGACTGGGCCGTTCGTGACGTCGACGGGGTTTTGCGACGCGTGTTGGAAACGGCTTCCTTCAGCTCCGCGTCTTCTGAATTGACGGCTGTATCGAATTGACTCATGGATTAACGCCACGCAAGAATCGCTGGGATCGACTCGGCGTTGGTTGATGCCCAAACGGTGCCACGCAATGGCAACCAGGTGGAGGATGGTCGCCAAGCACTGTCGGTTCAATCGAACAAGAGCTGATCCCAAACCAGGGAGATGGATTGGGTGAACAAACATTTCATCGGCCCGTTGACGTTCGTTCCTGCAAGAACCATTTCCACTGACTAGATGTGACGTCCATTCCGATCGGCCCGGTTGGTTCGATAAACTCGGTTTGTCGCATCGTGTACCCGTTACTGCGACGGGTACACGATCACCGCTCAGAAATCGCTTGACATCACCGAATCACGCAAACGTTCCACAACGGAACAGCCTTACAAGCGAAGAGTGTCGCCGAAAGCTATTGAACTCTCTTGAACTCTCCGCAAGCTCCGCGGTGGATTCGAAAACGATCGGCAGTGCATTAGCCACCAAGATCATCAACAGCTTGAATGTCGGCCCACGTCAGCCCGAAACGCGCTAAGTACTTTCGCAATCGATCCGCATCGTTAGGCCGGACCTTTGCTTGCCGCGATATCTGAAACAATTCACGCCCCGCAGCCGACAAAGACTTTGATTGGCGACATACGCGAATGACGTCGGCGAGCTGACTTTGATCAAAGCGATCGATCTCGGCCACCCGCTCGCTGCCAAGGATCGACGACAAGTCGCTGGTGGGTGAATCGGCAAGCTGTGTCCTTTGCCAACTGGCCCGCAGTCGATCGATTTCCTCGGCCACCAACGGCGCAGTGATGCGACCGCCAACTGCTAGGGTCGCCATGCGAGTCACCGCAGCGTTCAGGTCGCGAAAGTTTGACTGCCATGGCGTCGACGGATCGTTGGCAAAATCGACAAATGCGGAACGAGCCTCTTTGCCGATCGTCACCTTCTGGCCACTGGCACTGGCGAACTGCTGCAGTTCGAAATCAAGGTTGGGATCGATGTCCGCGCGTCGCTCGGACAATCCGGGCAATCGAAACGACCAAAGATTGATTCGGGCCAGCAAGTCTTCACGAAACCGACCCGACGCAACGTCCGCGATCAAGTCTCGGTTTGTCCCCGCGATCAGTTGAAAGTCGCTACGCACCAAGCGATCCGATCCGACCGGCGTGAACTGTTTATCTTCGATCGCACGCAGCATCATGGCCTGTTCGTCCAAACACAATTCGCCGATCTCATCCAGAAACAACATTCCGCCGTCCGCCGATTTCAGCAGCCCCACACGATCGGAACTTGCCCCGGTAAAAGCACCTTTCACGTGGCCGAACAGCGTCGACATCGCTTGATCGCCGCGGATACATGCGCAGTTGACTTCAACCAACGGTCCCTCAATCTGGCGTCGACTCTTCTTAAGTTCGTAGATTCGTTTGGCAAGCTGTGTCTTCCCCGCACCGGTGGGTCCCGTCATCAGAATCGGTGCATTCGTTGCCAACGTGACCTGCTCGATACGATCGATCAATTGATTGAACGACTTGTCTTTCGTTTCGATGCCCCGCTTGAGAATCGATCGCGCCTCGTCGTGCTCCTGCCCGAATCGCTCGGCCAATTGATCATAGCGGGAAAGGTCCAAATCGATGATTTGATAAGTCCCCTGGACCGACGCTGCTTCTTTGCGTCGATTGCCGGGCGGCGGTGACGTTTGAAT
Above is a window of Rubripirellula tenax DNA encoding:
- the rtcR gene encoding RNA repair transcriptional activator RtcR, which encodes MKKKTVVLGLLGVHLDQPRRGHDRWAGWRPSVAVCQQPDLVVDRFELIAENRFNTLAGQVVADIETVSPETSVRSHMISLEDAWDLEEVYASLHQFSRDYSFDTDREEYLVHITTGTHVAQICLFLLTESRHLPARLIQTSPPPGNRRKEAASVQGTYQIIDLDLSRYDQLAERFGQEHDEARSILKRGIETKDKSFNQLIDRIEQVTLATNAPILMTGPTGAGKTQLAKRIYELKKSRRQIEGPLVEVNCACIRGDQAMSTLFGHVKGAFTGASSDRVGLLKSADGGMLFLDEIGELCLDEQAMMLRAIEDKQFTPVGSDRLVRSDFQLIAGTNRDLIADVASGRFREDLLARINLWSFRLPGLSERRADIDPNLDFELQQFASASGQKVTIGKEARSAFVDFANDPSTPWQSNFRDLNAAVTRMATLAVGGRITAPLVAEEIDRLRASWQRTQLADSPTSDLSSILGSERVAEIDRFDQSQLADVIRVCRQSKSLSAAGRELFQISRQAKVRPNDADRLRKYLARFGLTWADIQAVDDLGG